CTTTAATTATAGCAGCTATCCTATTATGGGTGAGGACAGAAGTGAAAAGTGAAGATAATTCAGCGGATGCCTCCAAACAATCCATACTTAGAAATAGTTTTCTGGGAGGTGGAATAGGGTTTTTGTCAGGATTGGTAGGTATTGGGGGCGGTATTTTTCTTTCTCCCTTGCTTAATTTGCTAAAATGGGATACTCCAAGAAAAATTGCAGCAACTTCCAGTGTTTTTATACTGGTAAATTCTATATCAGGAATTTTTGGACAGCTTTCAAAATTATCTGTAGATATGGATTACTTCAGGATTCTAAGCTTATGTCTTGCTGTTTTGATTGGCGGGCAGATTGGCTCAAGGATGTCTCTGAAATGGAACCCTTTAATAATCAAAAGAATGACTGCCGTACTTGTTTTGGTAGCGGGCATCAATATTTTAATAAAATACTGGTAAAAAATTAAGAAATGAAAATTAAAATATTAACCTTCGGAATCGCAAAAGATATTCTCGGCGCATCAGAAAAAGAAATAGATGTAGATGAAGGATTGAATGTAAAGCAATTAAAGAATATTCTGGAAGAAGATTTTCCACAACTGCAAAAACTGAAGTCTTATTTTATTGCAGTGGATGAAGAATATGCAGAAGACGATCAGATAATCTCTATTACAAACGAAATAGCAATAATTCCTCCTGTAAGTGGTGGGTAAGTATATGATTGATATAAAAATAACAGAAGATCCGTTGAATATAGTCAACTGTCTTGAAATTGCCCAGGATCTGGGTAGCGGAGGTATTGCAACATTTATAGGAACAGTTCGTAATAAGACAGGAAATAAATCGGTTATTCGTCTTGAATACGAATGTTATCAGTCTATGGCAATAAAAGAAATACAAAAGATAGTGGAAAGTGCTGTTTCTTTGTTTTCTGTACGTAACGTAGTGGTTCATCATCGTACCGGAATTTTAGTTCCAGGTGATGCAGCAGTGATGA
This genomic interval from Chryseobacterium joostei contains the following:
- a CDS encoding sulfite exporter TauE/SafE family protein produces the protein MGYWEILLLFLIIAFVYSSVGFGGGSSYLAVLAMYSLPYQEIRLTALICNVIVVVGGVYIYIKNKQVDWKKILPITLVSVPMAYLGATLKISQETFFLILGITLIIAAILLWVRTEVKSEDNSADASKQSILRNSFLGGGIGFLSGLVGIGGGIFLSPLLNLLKWDTPRKIAATSSVFILVNSISGIFGQLSKLSVDMDYFRILSLCLAVLIGGQIGSRMSLKWNPLIIKRMTAVLVLVAGINILIKYW
- a CDS encoding MoaD/ThiS family protein; its protein translation is MKIKILTFGIAKDILGASEKEIDVDEGLNVKQLKNILEEDFPQLQKLKSYFIAVDEEYAEDDQIISITNEIAIIPPVSGG
- a CDS encoding molybdenum cofactor biosynthesis protein MoaE — translated: MIDIKITEDPLNIVNCLEIAQDLGSGGIATFIGTVRNKTGNKSVIRLEYECYQSMAIKEIQKIVESAVSLFSVRNVVVHHRTGILVPGDAAVMIVVSDGHRDAVFDACRYIIDTVKQKVPIWKKEVFEDGDEWVSAHP